From a single Lolium rigidum isolate FL_2022 chromosome 7, APGP_CSIRO_Lrig_0.1, whole genome shotgun sequence genomic region:
- the LOC124679041 gene encoding uncharacterized protein LOC124679041, producing the protein MAASRCFCCGRALSPGRWRSFSGVCFVICWLTFVIAELCLLAGSVRNAYHTKYSGYFINGPPHCHMLRKGVFAAGAAFTFLTALFTELHYIFYAKARSAAAATPPIIHGGGIGMTRI; encoded by the exons ATGGCCGCCAGCAGGTGCTTCTGCTGCGGCCGCGCGCTCTCGCCCGGGCGGTGGCGCTCCTTCTCCGGCGTCTGCTTCGTCATCTGCtg GCTGACGTTCGTGATCGCCGAGCTGTGCCTGCTGGCCGGGTCGGTCCGCAACGCGTACCACACAAAGTACAGTGGCTACTTCATCAACGGGCCGCCCCACTGTCACATGCTTCGTAAGGGCGtgttcgccgccggcgccgccttcaCCTTCCTCACGGCGCTCTTCACCGAGCTTCACTACATCTTCTACGCCAAGGcccgctccgccgccgctgccaccccTCCCATAATCCACGGAGGCGGCATCGGCATGACCCGCATCTGA
- the LOC124679042 gene encoding uncharacterized protein LOC124679042 → MASIVVISLVLILDLLAFVLAIGAERRRSMAYVNVDDAGRAYCVYSTDASTWYGVGALSLLLAGQALAMGASRCFCCGRALSPGRWRAFSGVCFVICW, encoded by the exons ATGGCGTCCATCGTCGTCATCTCGCTGGTGCTCATCCTCGACCTCCTCGCCTTCGTCCTTGCCATCGGCGCCGAGCGACGCCGGAGCATG GCGTACGTGAACGTGGACGACGCCGGGAGGGCCTACTGCGTGTACAGCACGGACGCGTCAACGTGGTACGGCGTCGGCGCGCTCTCGCTGCTCCTCGCCGGCCAGGCCCTCGCCATGGGCGCCAGCAGGTGCTTCTGCTGCGGCCGCGCGCTCTCGCCCGGGCGGTGGCGCGCCTTCTCCGGCGTATGCTTCGTCATCTGCTGGTAA